Proteins encoded by one window of Bacillus sp. DTU_2020_1000418_1_SI_GHA_SEK_038:
- the odhB gene encoding 2-oxoglutarate dehydrogenase complex dihydrolipoyllysine-residue succinyltransferase: MAEIRVPELAESITEGTIAQWLKQPGDFVNKGDFVVELETDKVNVEIISDFTGVLKELKAQEGDNVNVGEVIAIIDESGQAGTEPAQAAAPVQEEQAPEPAVKPAEPSAPEQTPSNENQQRPIASPAARKMAREKGIDLTQVPTVDPLGRVRAQDVSSFNPQAQASSAPASAPKAAAPAPIKQDGEKRVERIRMTRRRQTIANRLVEVQQTAAMLTTFNEVDMTNVMNLRKKRKDKFFEENDVKLGFMSFFTKAVVAALKKNPFLNAEIQGDEIVLKKFYDIGVAVSTEEGLVVPVVRDADRKNFAEIEKDIMDLATKARNNKLGLQDLQGGTFTITNGGTFGSLLSTPILNGPQVGILGMHAINLRPVAIDAERMENRPMMYIALSYDHRIVDGKEAVTFLKRVKELIEDPESLLFEA, translated from the coding sequence GTGGCCGAAATTAGAGTACCAGAACTAGCTGAATCAATTACAGAGGGAACCATTGCGCAGTGGTTAAAACAGCCAGGCGATTTCGTTAATAAAGGGGATTTCGTTGTCGAGTTAGAAACTGATAAAGTAAATGTTGAAATCATTTCTGACTTTACTGGAGTTTTAAAAGAATTGAAAGCTCAGGAAGGCGATAATGTAAATGTAGGTGAAGTAATTGCTATTATTGACGAAAGCGGTCAAGCAGGGACAGAGCCAGCACAGGCTGCTGCACCAGTTCAAGAAGAACAAGCACCTGAACCTGCAGTGAAACCTGCAGAGCCAAGTGCTCCTGAACAAACTCCTTCTAACGAAAACCAGCAGCGTCCAATCGCTTCACCAGCCGCCAGAAAAATGGCTCGTGAAAAAGGCATTGATTTAACTCAGGTTCCTACAGTTGATCCATTAGGAAGAGTTCGAGCTCAAGATGTTTCATCCTTCAATCCTCAAGCGCAGGCAAGCAGTGCTCCAGCATCAGCACCAAAAGCTGCTGCACCTGCACCAATAAAGCAAGATGGAGAAAAAAGAGTTGAGCGTATCCGAATGACTCGCCGCCGCCAAACGATTGCGAATCGACTTGTTGAAGTTCAGCAAACAGCGGCTATGCTGACAACCTTTAATGAAGTAGATATGACAAATGTGATGAACCTTCGAAAAAAACGCAAGGACAAATTCTTTGAAGAAAATGATGTAAAACTTGGCTTTATGTCCTTTTTTACAAAAGCTGTCGTTGCCGCACTTAAGAAGAACCCATTCTTAAATGCTGAAATACAAGGCGATGAAATTGTCTTGAAAAAGTTTTATGACATCGGAGTAGCTGTGTCTACAGAAGAAGGTTTAGTCGTCCCTGTTGTCCGTGATGCAGACCGCAAGAATTTCGCAGAAATTGAAAAAGACATTATGGATCTTGCGACAAAAGCAAGAAATAATAAGCTTGGTTTACAAGACCTTCAAGGCGGCACCTTTACAATTACAAATGGCGGTACGTTCGGTTCACTGCTTTCAACTCCGATCTTAAACGGGCCTCAGGTCGGTATTTTAGGAATGCATGCGATCAATCTTCGTCCAGTTGCAATTGATGCTGAAAGAATGGAAAACCGTCCAATGATGTATATTGCTTTATCATATGATCATCGTATCGTTGATGGTAAAGAAGCCGTTACTTTCTTAAAACGCGTGAAGGAATTAATCGAAGACCCTGAATCTCTTCTTTTTGAAGCGTAA
- a CDS encoding 2-oxoglutarate dehydrogenase E1 component has protein sequence MKKPLNGERPFNQGFYGPNLGYVIELYENYLQDPNSIDPEMRAYFDETGSPVTEIKDFPKSEANVTFTNSNVLEKTLAAIRLADNIRFYGHRAADIYPLKNHEPERKLFELSRYGLTEEDLKAIPANLICTEAKVPLRNGHDAIEYLKSVYMGTIAFEFHHVDDENEKEWLRKKVESNELNLNLKAEEKTKILRRLTEVEEFEKYLHRTFVGQKRFSIEGLDSMVPLLDEIVSESVSNGTKTINIGMAHRGRLNVLAHVLGKPYEMIFAEFQHAPNKELVPSEGSIGISYGWTGDVKYHLGLDKQIKDENTTIARLTLANNPSHLEFVGAVVEGYTRAAQDDRTSKGYPEVDFRSALSIIIHGDAAFPGQGVVAETLNLGQLKGYDTGGSIHIIANNTIGFTTESYDSRSTRYSSDLAKGYEIPILHVNANDPEACVAAARLACEYREKFQKDFLIDLIGYRRFGHNEMDEPMTTNPLMYKIIHQEVTVKNLYADKLISQAAITKDEASKMEEAIIDKLKSAYEKVPNKKIDIVDMDPPETVEKGLPNVNTAVPIETLKQMNQELLGFPENFFVFNKLDKILKRRLDALEGEAKIDWGHAETLAFASIVNDGTPIRLTGQDSERGTFAHRNIVLHDNETGKSYSPLHLMSTAKASFAVHNSPLSEMAVLGFEYGYNVFAPETLVLWEAQFGDFANSAQVMFDQFIAAGRAKWGQKSGLVMLLPHGYEGQGPEHSSARLERFLTLAAENNWTVANLSSSAQYFHILRRQAAILNREEVRPLVIMSPKSLLRHQLVASSAKDLSEGEFRPVLEQPGLGKETESVTRLVLASGKMAIDLAENLKRIEDQDWFHIVRVEEIYPFPMDAIKKIMNRYPNLKEILWVQEEPKNMGAWTFVEPRLKKLADQGEDVSYVGRRRRSSPSEGDPIIHKHEQARIIEEALTQKQEGGN, from the coding sequence ATGAAAAAGCCATTGAATGGTGAGAGACCTTTTAATCAAGGATTTTATGGTCCAAACCTTGGCTATGTCATTGAGTTATACGAAAACTATTTGCAAGATCCTAACTCCATTGATCCAGAAATGAGAGCCTATTTTGATGAGACGGGATCACCTGTTACTGAAATTAAAGATTTCCCTAAGTCAGAAGCAAATGTAACATTTACAAACTCTAATGTATTAGAGAAAACTTTAGCTGCTATTCGTCTTGCGGATAATATTAGATTTTACGGGCATCGTGCAGCTGATATTTATCCATTAAAAAATCATGAACCAGAAAGAAAGCTCTTTGAACTTTCTCGATATGGTTTAACTGAAGAAGACCTAAAGGCAATCCCAGCTAATCTTATTTGTACAGAAGCAAAGGTTCCACTAAGAAACGGACATGATGCGATTGAATATTTGAAAAGTGTGTATATGGGCACCATCGCTTTCGAATTTCATCATGTAGATGATGAGAATGAGAAGGAATGGCTCAGGAAAAAAGTAGAATCAAATGAATTAAATCTAAACTTAAAAGCAGAAGAAAAGACGAAAATCCTAAGAAGACTTACAGAAGTAGAGGAATTTGAAAAGTACCTTCACCGAACATTTGTAGGTCAAAAACGATTTTCCATTGAAGGACTTGATTCGATGGTTCCTTTATTGGATGAAATTGTTTCCGAATCAGTCTCAAATGGTACTAAAACAATAAATATTGGGATGGCACACCGTGGACGCCTTAATGTGCTTGCACATGTTCTGGGAAAGCCGTATGAAATGATATTCGCAGAATTCCAGCACGCTCCTAATAAAGAGCTTGTTCCATCTGAAGGCTCCATTGGCATAAGCTATGGCTGGACAGGGGATGTAAAGTATCACCTTGGATTGGACAAGCAAATAAAAGATGAAAATACAACTATCGCGAGGTTAACTCTTGCAAATAATCCGAGCCATTTAGAATTTGTCGGTGCTGTTGTTGAAGGATATACACGGGCAGCACAGGATGATCGAACGAGCAAAGGATATCCTGAAGTAGATTTCAGATCAGCTCTCTCTATTATAATACATGGGGATGCAGCCTTCCCAGGTCAGGGAGTTGTCGCAGAAACATTAAACCTTGGCCAGCTAAAAGGTTATGACACTGGGGGATCCATACATATCATTGCGAATAATACGATTGGATTTACGACAGAATCCTATGACTCGCGTTCTACAAGATATTCAAGTGATCTAGCAAAGGGCTATGAGATTCCTATTCTTCATGTGAACGCTAATGACCCAGAAGCATGTGTAGCTGCAGCAAGATTAGCATGTGAATACAGAGAGAAATTCCAAAAAGACTTCTTAATCGATTTAATTGGCTATCGTCGATTTGGCCATAATGAAATGGACGAACCAATGACAACGAATCCATTAATGTATAAAATCATCCATCAGGAAGTAACGGTTAAGAATTTATATGCAGATAAGCTAATTAGCCAAGCAGCCATTACGAAGGATGAAGCTTCGAAAATGGAAGAAGCCATCATCGATAAATTAAAATCCGCCTATGAAAAGGTTCCAAATAAAAAAATTGACATTGTGGATATGGACCCACCTGAAACTGTTGAAAAGGGCTTGCCAAATGTTAATACGGCTGTACCTATCGAAACATTAAAGCAAATGAATCAGGAGCTTTTAGGTTTCCCAGAAAACTTTTTTGTATTTAATAAACTCGATAAGATATTAAAGAGAAGATTGGATGCACTAGAAGGTGAAGCAAAAATTGATTGGGGGCATGCGGAAACATTAGCATTTGCATCAATTGTTAATGATGGTACTCCAATCCGTCTTACAGGTCAGGATTCTGAGCGGGGGACGTTTGCACACCGCAATATCGTTTTACATGATAACGAAACCGGTAAATCATATTCTCCGCTTCATTTAATGTCAACGGCTAAAGCATCCTTTGCAGTTCATAATAGCCCATTATCCGAAATGGCAGTATTAGGCTTTGAATATGGGTATAACGTGTTTGCCCCAGAAACACTAGTATTATGGGAAGCGCAATTTGGAGATTTCGCCAACTCTGCTCAAGTTATGTTTGACCAATTTATTGCAGCGGGCCGGGCTAAATGGGGACAGAAATCTGGTCTGGTTATGTTACTTCCTCATGGCTATGAGGGCCAAGGACCAGAGCATTCTAGTGCCCGTTTAGAAAGGTTTTTAACTTTAGCCGCTGAAAATAACTGGACTGTAGCAAATTTATCATCATCAGCGCAATATTTTCATATTTTACGGAGACAGGCAGCTATTTTAAATCGTGAAGAGGTTCGTCCGCTTGTGATTATGTCGCCAAAAAGTCTTCTCCGTCATCAGCTTGTCGCATCAAGTGCTAAAGATTTAAGTGAGGGTGAATTCAGACCTGTTCTTGAACAGCCTGGTCTTGGAAAAGAAACGGAAAGTGTGACTCGCTTAGTTTTAGCCTCAGGAAAAATGGCCATCGATTTGGCTGAAAATCTTAAAAGAATTGAGGATCAAGACTGGTTCCATATTGTACGTGTAGAAGAGATTTATCCGTTCCCAATGGATGCGATTAAGAAAATTATGAACCGTTATCCAAACCTTAAAGAAATACTCTGGGTTCAAGAGGAGCCTAAAAATATGGGTGCATGGACTTTTGTTGAGCCTCGATTGAAAAAGCTTGCTGATCAAGGGGAAGATGTATCATATGTCGGCAGACGCCGCCGTTCAAGCCCATCCGAAGGAGATCCGATTATTCATAAGCATGAACAGGCACGCATCATTGAAGAGGCATTAACGCAAAAGCAAGAAGGAGGAAATTAA
- a CDS encoding methionine biosynthesis PLP-dependent protein gives MYKTDTILAQIGNRSETVTGTVNPPIYLSTAYRHDGIGQSTGFDYIRTGNPTRTILEKAIAELEEGDQGYACSSGMGAILTVLSLFQSGDELIVSKDLYGGTYRLFEQGYKKWGLNCKYTKDFSAESLEKEITANTKAIFIETPTNPLMEETDIRVVAEFAKKHQLLLLVDNTFYTPVLQQPIKLGADIVIHSATKYLGGHNDVLAGLIVAKGKELCELLAMHHNAAGAVLSPFDSWLLIRGMKTLALRMERHEKNAQEIVRYLSEHDVVTDVLYPGRGGMVSFRIKDESYVNPFLQSLSLISFAESLGGAESFITYPATQTHADIPEQIRIETGVCNRLLRFSVGIENAEDIIQDLELAFAKVMEGVAL, from the coding sequence ATGTATAAGACAGATACGATTCTTGCGCAAATTGGAAACCGAAGTGAAACAGTTACTGGGACTGTTAACCCGCCCATTTATCTCTCAACGGCCTATCGGCATGACGGAATTGGCCAGTCTACTGGATTTGATTATATTCGAACAGGAAATCCAACACGAACAATATTGGAAAAGGCAATTGCTGAGCTTGAGGAAGGAGATCAAGGCTATGCATGCAGTTCAGGTATGGGTGCAATCCTTACCGTCCTCTCCCTGTTCCAATCAGGCGATGAATTAATCGTTTCAAAGGATCTATATGGCGGTACATATCGTTTATTCGAGCAAGGTTATAAGAAATGGGGCTTGAATTGTAAATATACTAAGGACTTTTCAGCTGAAAGTCTGGAAAAGGAAATCACAGCAAATACAAAGGCTATTTTCATTGAAACCCCTACAAATCCATTAATGGAGGAAACTGATATTAGAGTAGTGGCTGAGTTTGCGAAAAAGCATCAGCTTTTACTGCTTGTTGATAACACATTTTATACCCCTGTTTTACAGCAGCCAATAAAGCTTGGTGCTGATATCGTCATCCACAGTGCCACGAAGTATTTAGGCGGACATAATGATGTGTTAGCCGGATTAATTGTTGCGAAAGGAAAAGAGTTATGTGAATTATTAGCCATGCACCACAATGCAGCAGGTGCGGTACTAAGCCCATTTGATTCATGGCTTCTCATACGCGGAATGAAAACACTTGCGCTGCGGATGGAGCGTCACGAAAAGAATGCTCAGGAAATTGTCCGTTATTTATCTGAACATGATGTTGTAACCGATGTGCTCTATCCTGGCCGAGGAGGGATGGTTTCATTTCGAATTAAGGACGAATCTTATGTAAATCCGTTTTTACAAAGTCTTTCCTTAATATCCTTTGCGGAAAGCCTTGGGGGTGCGGAAAGCTTTATCACCTACCCTGCAACCCAAACTCATGCAGATATCCCTGAACAAATTCGAATTGAAACCGGAGTCTGTAACCGTTTATTGCGTTTTTCCGTAGGCATCGAAAATGCTGAAGATATTATCCAGGATTTAGAATTGGCATTCGCTAAAGTTATGGAGGGTGTTGCACTATGA
- the metC gene encoding cystathionine beta-lyase — protein MSNEVSYHFETKLLHNNHKYDPVTGAVSVPINHASTFHQSDFDTFGKYDYGRSLNPTREALETVIADLEEGTHGFAFSSGMAAISTAFLLLSQDDHVLITEDVYGGTYRFVTQVLTRLGIEHTFVDMTDLGAVQKAIQPNTKVFYVETPSNPLLKVTDIKAITTLAKKHGALTFVDNTFLTPALQKPLSLGADVVLHSATKFLSGHSDVVAGLAVVKDAELAKKLGFLQNSFGAILGVQDAWLVLRGIKTLHVRLEHSMNSARKIASFLRDHPAIKKVFYPGFEEHPQYQIQLEQANGPGAVLSFELEDESAVREFISKVKIPVFAVSLGAVESILSYPAKMSHAAMPEAEREQRGIKSGLLRLSVGLENPDDIINDITSALADSVKVLEQEYR, from the coding sequence ATGAGTAACGAGGTTAGCTATCATTTTGAAACAAAGCTTTTGCATAATAATCATAAATATGATCCAGTAACTGGTGCGGTGAGTGTACCTATTAACCATGCCTCTACCTTTCACCAATCTGACTTTGATACATTTGGAAAATATGATTATGGAAGAAGTCTGAATCCAACTCGTGAAGCACTTGAAACAGTTATTGCGGATCTTGAGGAAGGAACGCATGGCTTTGCGTTTTCTTCCGGAATGGCTGCAATCTCAACTGCATTTTTACTCCTCTCACAAGATGATCACGTTTTAATAACGGAGGATGTTTATGGTGGTACCTATCGTTTCGTTACACAAGTACTTACCCGATTAGGCATTGAACATACATTTGTTGATATGACTGACTTAGGTGCAGTTCAAAAAGCTATTCAGCCTAATACGAAGGTGTTTTACGTGGAAACTCCTTCCAACCCACTATTAAAGGTGACTGATATAAAAGCGATAACTACACTCGCAAAAAAGCACGGAGCTTTAACATTTGTTGATAATACATTTTTAACGCCTGCCCTACAAAAGCCGCTCTCTTTAGGAGCAGATGTTGTTTTACATAGTGCCACGAAATTTTTATCGGGACATAGTGATGTTGTTGCTGGCCTTGCAGTTGTGAAGGACGCTGAACTGGCTAAAAAACTAGGATTCTTGCAAAATTCATTTGGTGCTATTCTAGGCGTTCAAGATGCTTGGCTTGTTTTAAGGGGAATTAAAACTTTACATGTCAGACTAGAACACTCTATGAATTCAGCGCGAAAAATTGCTTCATTTTTAAGGGATCATCCAGCAATTAAAAAAGTATTTTACCCTGGTTTTGAAGAGCATCCGCAATATCAAATTCAATTGGAGCAAGCAAATGGTCCAGGAGCTGTTCTGTCATTTGAACTTGAGGATGAGTCGGCAGTTAGGGAGTTTATTTCAAAGGTAAAAATCCCTGTTTTTGCAGTCAGCCTCGGAGCTGTTGAGTCCATCCTCTCCTACCCTGCAAAAATGTCCCATGCTGCGATGCCAGAAGCTGAACGTGAGCAAAGAGGGATTAAAAGCGGATTGCTAAGGCTTTCAGTAGGATTAGAAAATCCCGATGATATCATTAATGACATCACTTCAGCTTTAGCTGATTCTGTTAAGGTTTTAGAACAGGAGTACCGTTAA
- a CDS encoding bifunctional homocysteine S-methyltransferase/methylenetetrahydrofolate reductase: MSFLDRLKNEILIADGAMGTLLYSYGTDSCFENLNLTHTEQIQQIHEAYIHAGADLIQTNSYAANYLKLQRYGLEDSVKEINTAAVRNARKAAKKDTFVAGTIGGIRGIKPNMVALEEIKRSFREQLYCLLLEGVDSILLETYYDLEELENVLTIARKETDLPIIAQVSLHEAGILQDQTPVSEALTRLENLGADVVGLNCRLGPYHMLLTLENVPLPKQAFLSSYPNASIPAYTDGKFHYEGDSEYFKQSARDFRNQGIRLLGGCCGTTPDHIRAFSAELKGMPPIVEKTIKKRSEIKITNPSAAIRENPPLHDIVKERSSIIVELDPPKKLNTDKFFEGAKALKDVGIDAITLADNSLASPRVCNSSLGYLVKKEIGVRPLVHITCRDRNIIGLQSHLMGLHTLGLHDVLAVTGDPARVGDFPGASSVYDLSSFELIQMIKQLNEGLSILGKDLGEKAAFSIGGAFNPNVRSVDKAVQRLEKKIEYGADYFISQPVFSEEKLIEVHQAVKHLNNPIYIGLMPLISYKNAEFLHNEVPGIKISDSIRKIMADCKDDPVHAAREGIAITKSLIDAAAELFNGIYLITPFMRYELTVELSAYAQKASSKIARRKQHAEVIIN, from the coding sequence ATGAGTTTCCTAGATAGATTGAAAAATGAAATATTAATAGCAGATGGCGCGATGGGAACTCTTCTTTATTCGTATGGGACGGATAGCTGCTTTGAGAATTTAAATCTCACCCATACGGAACAGATCCAGCAGATTCATGAGGCGTATATCCATGCTGGAGCAGATCTGATTCAGACAAATTCATATGCTGCCAATTATTTAAAGCTCCAAAGGTATGGGCTTGAAGATAGTGTAAAGGAAATTAACACCGCTGCAGTCAGAAATGCAAGGAAAGCAGCAAAAAAGGATACATTTGTCGCTGGAACAATTGGCGGTATTAGAGGTATTAAACCAAATATGGTCGCTCTGGAGGAAATAAAAAGAAGCTTTAGAGAACAGCTCTATTGCCTCCTGCTTGAAGGTGTAGATAGTATATTACTAGAAACGTATTATGACCTCGAAGAGCTTGAAAATGTGCTGACCATTGCTCGTAAAGAAACAGATTTACCGATCATTGCTCAAGTTTCGCTTCATGAAGCTGGTATTTTGCAAGACCAAACTCCAGTTTCCGAGGCCCTAACGAGATTAGAAAATTTAGGTGCTGATGTTGTCGGGTTAAATTGCCGGCTCGGCCCCTATCATATGCTTCTGACATTGGAAAATGTACCTCTGCCAAAGCAAGCATTTTTATCCTCCTATCCTAATGCAAGTATTCCGGCCTATACGGATGGGAAATTTCATTATGAAGGGGATTCAGAATATTTTAAACAATCGGCAAGAGATTTTCGAAATCAAGGTATTCGCCTATTAGGCGGCTGCTGCGGAACGACTCCTGATCATATTCGGGCATTCTCTGCTGAGCTTAAAGGGATGCCGCCGATTGTAGAAAAAACGATCAAAAAACGCAGTGAAATAAAAATTACTAATCCTTCAGCTGCGATTCGAGAAAACCCTCCCTTACATGACATAGTTAAGGAGAGATCTTCTATTATTGTGGAGCTTGACCCGCCAAAGAAATTAAATACAGATAAATTTTTCGAGGGAGCAAAAGCTTTAAAGGATGTCGGCATTGATGCGATTACGTTAGCGGATAATTCTCTTGCTTCTCCGAGAGTATGTAATTCTTCTCTCGGCTATCTTGTTAAAAAGGAAATTGGAGTAAGACCATTGGTGCATATTACATGCAGAGATCGCAATATCATTGGTCTGCAGTCCCATTTAATGGGACTGCATACACTCGGTTTACATGATGTATTAGCTGTAACAGGAGATCCAGCAAGAGTTGGAGACTTTCCTGGTGCGTCCTCCGTTTATGATTTATCATCATTTGAATTAATCCAGATGATTAAGCAGTTGAATGAAGGTCTTTCCATTTTAGGAAAAGATTTAGGTGAGAAAGCTGCCTTTTCAATTGGCGGAGCCTTTAACCCTAATGTCAGATCAGTCGATAAGGCGGTTCAGCGGCTAGAGAAGAAAATTGAATATGGGGCAGATTATTTTATTAGCCAGCCCGTATTCTCTGAGGAAAAATTAATCGAGGTCCATCAAGCCGTTAAGCATTTAAATAATCCGATTTATATTGGACTGATGCCATTAATCAGCTATAAAAATGCGGAATTCCTGCATAATGAAGTTCCAGGGATCAAAATATCCGACTCCATAAGGAAAATTATGGCTGACTGTAAGGATGATCCAGTCCATGCAGCACGAGAAGGCATTGCCATAACTAAGTCTCTAATTGATGCTGCCGCAGAATTATTTAACGGTATCTATTTAATTACCCCGTTTATGCGCTATGAATTAACGGTTGAATTATCAGCATATGCCCAAAAAGCAAGTTCCAAAATTGCAAGGAGGAAACAACATGCAGAAGTCATTATTAATTGA